GGTTTGGATGACAATGCAAGACTGTGCATTGTCATCAAGGCAAGTGTCATGATTATACATACAATACGGCGGATTCTCAAAGATGgcggcatatttattttttatgcgacTCATATGTGGTTATCAAAACAAGTTTTTGctaagaagaatataaaagttaaaatgcAGCGTCACAGCGATCTAAAGGTTGCTTTAATAATTTGTTGTTCCTAAATGAAACACCTAGGTACCAAAGAACTTTGTCACGAAGTGTGTAATTCATTTCTTAAAATAGTgtattaaaaattgatttagtATGTTACTATTGTATTAAAACACTGAAACTACACtacaggatatgttgacttcAACACATCCCATAGTGTAGTTTCAGTGTTACATTGAATACGTAGGCACGTGCCTACGTACCTACTTGTCATAGTGTAAACTTTAGCGATGCGCGGCGCCAGTAGCAAATTTTAATGACAATGCTAACGTTTGGATTCCGCTACAATTCTATAGGTACTTAATGTAAGACCGCCTTTCTGTAGTTTCTGCCAATTAATGATGATTCACTGTAATAATTAATCTCTTGAGGTTAAGGTGAAGTACTCTCGAACGCCGAATAGGTTAGGTAAAATAGACTCGTATACCCACTCTACATTCACTTCACTCTCCTATATACAGTGGAAATAGCAATTTATTACGTTTTAACTGGATGTTTTACGATAAAAATCCGAGATAGAAACGGTGGAACATGCTCAAATAAGTATACATGGTGACTTTATAGTCATCGCACAAAAGTGACCCATTAAATCTGTCCAATGTCTTTCTATTCATGCTAATagtaatgtacaaaaaattgtatgaaaataaattataagtttggaGTACAGGAAGCATCCTATATAGAGGTACAGTGGCGCGATGCGGCTGTGGTATCAATTCAATCGATTGTCGTTttacttaggtaggtatttattagATCACCTGCTtccaaatttctaaatgcagcaatacatgtttatatattttttaattgatgcAGTAAATGCAATTATTGCTCAAAGTTACTGTAGATCGAATGATGAAAGGGATTAGGTTattcaacgataaaaatatcATCTTACCTTTTTGCCATAGAGCTGCTGTATCAGCGGAGGCGGTACCCGACGGTGAAGAAGAGGTCGACGAAGACACCACTGAAGATTCTCTACAAGACAGAGTGAGAAGAGAATCACCTGAATATGTCCAAGTGGTTGATCCTTCGGCGCCAGAAATCTCGTTCACTAAAAGCGACTGCCCACAGCGAAGAGTTGTAAAAATTGTTTGCGATCAGTTAGGTAGGTACAACTATATTACGATGGCAATGTAAAAATGTTGGATCATCATTAGCAATCCATTGTCGGCCTACttcagagcacaggtctccaccacgctgaccaattaaagattggtagacttcacaagcctcacgatgttttcctttaccgttaaaacaagtgtaatttttttcaatttggtaACTCGGAAAAGCAAGAGGTGATTGCCGTAGATCGAACTCCGTCCCCCTgtaaggaaagccgaagctcTACCACTCAGCTATCACTGACTCGTAAAAATGTGTAACTTTACCAAATTACAAACGTAACATAAGTGGAGGTGCATAAGGTTATACTTACCAACTTCACACGCGTTGAAGTctcttagtaaaaaaataacaaagaaccAAACCACCAAACTACTTGTATGTTATAATACTTTACTTCTATGTAACGATAAATTATTGTAAGTCGACAAAATATAGAAAGTGGTTTGTTTTTcaaatcttttttatatttataaaaaatgctaCAAAGTTTGATTAGAACAATTTAAAGAAGACTCGCAAGGAGCTAGTACACTCATCGATGCAATTGAGAAAGGAAAACCAATAGTTATTAGGTATTCTGAACCCATACCAACCCTTAATTTTGTCCTCTTAATCAATATGAAAAATAGTATGTTCACCTTGGGAAAACCCATTCACAAGTCCCAACCTCAAACTAAGTGCGGTCTTACTACGCTCGTGAAACAACACATATTTTCGTAACATCAACACCAGGTAACAAGTTTACACCTTACTTATATTCCGCGATTCACAGCTTATCTACCTAAGTCACTTTAACTAGCTTACAAAGTGTTTAACATTAGTAAATTGCCCGTAAGGGACTTCTGTAACAATGTTACTAAGTTACGGAAGTCAAACTTAAAAGTGTAATCGCTGTctattaataaatgattttcGGGTCGGGTTTGAAATTAAGACGTACATTTTTCTGCCTGGGGTTAGGAAGTTGGCAATGCTCACTCCCGTAGCTCGAAAAGCACCAAAAGCCGCCCATCTCGGTTATCACTACTAATATGTGAAAAATAATCGTTTAATTAAGCTCGCGGTCCCGTATGAGAGCAGCGTGGCGGGACTATACTCTAAAACTTTTCCAACGAGAGAAGAGGcctgcccagcttggtgataAATTGGTATAACACACGAACTTACTAGCATTTGAGCAGCGTCGCAGGACCAAGCTCATGATCTGGTCTCTCTCCGGTGTGAGGGGGCCCGTCACCAGCAGTGCGATATTAAAAGTCTGAACATGGTGATGTTTTTCAGAGTGCGGCTTAGCTTCAGCTCGCGGAGGGACGTCAGCGCAGGGCGTGGAAGGGCTTCCAAGGGGCGCTCGACCAGGCGATTGGCCGTGGCACGCCGCACTGCTTCGGTCTCACGTACACGCCTGCGACGCGGTCCTTATCGATCCCGCCTGGCTCATAACTACAGCTTCCTGTTTTCAGGTACTTAACCGACTACTAGGTGCACACATAAAGGGACGCCTCCATAACCGGGTGTCTAGTGTGAATTTTCTGACTACGTCTACTTTTTTTGTAAGTCTTGCGCTTCACGATAATCTTGCCCGATGGAAAGCAATGGTTTAGTTTGGGACTCACTCacgacacacacacagaaaatGCTTTTTTAATCTTTCAAATATATCTGACCCTTTGAACAACAACTTTTGCTATCATCTTGAAAgtgaaatgttttaaaaacaacaattaatCAGAAGCTACTGCAGTATACGAATACGCATTGCCATAAACACGCATATTCGAATTCTGttctaattttacttttttttttaattctcataGGGGCAACCAAAAGCAGAGTGGACAGCTAGGCTCGGTAGTGTACGGATCCAGAGTACCACACCGTGGCAACAAGAGCGTCGTATCGTGGGAATGGTGCGATCGCCGGTCGAGGGAAGCATGCTAGCCATGGTACGACTAGAAGAGTCAGTCGAGATGACTGACTTTGTCCGCCCAGCTTGCCTCCCCGACGACGGTTTTAAGACAGATGAACAAAGTATATGCAATACCCTTGGTTGGACAAGGAATAGAGATCAGCTACAAAGAGTGCATGTCGTGCCAACAGCGATGAATACATGCGAAAATGTCAGTATAGCAACGGGAAATGGAATATGTGCTGAGCCTTTATATGACCAAGACGATTGTgatgtaagttttaagtttgcCTAGACCATATCTAGTACTTAGAAGGAACTTTATTAAAGCACTCCGTACGTTTGGCCACCTTATATTGACAAACAGGCTGCGATAATTTTACTTGTCTCGGActtaagaaacagttaaaacgaGACAAGGTCAAGTGTAAAAAGTATGCTCACTACACATAttacaaacttataatatactagctgttgcccgcgacttcgtctgcgtttgattttgtttttaaagtattctgtatagctaagccttcagtgagtatagtatatatatatatatatatatatattacatgtgactgtcaattaattatagacaaataatttgcaataaaaaaaaattgcgactataattaaaggtaagctatcctatctcttaagttggaccagactgctcacggtgtaccaatttaatttgaaatcggttaagtagtttaggagtccatcgcggacaaacatcgtgacaggagatttatataaattaagatgTATTTGTCTGACATAATTGTCATTTTCATACTAACTGTAAAGAAACAAAGTCAATACGCTTTATAGATCTCGCTTCGGTGTCTACAAAAGAACGCAGTAAGTTCTAAAATAATCGTGTTGGTTGATGCCTATTCTGTTGTAACTTTTACACAAACCTATACTAAACTAAAccaaattgacaggtctaaatgTAGTGCCGATTTAGTTTAGTAGTTACACAGTTCTATACCTAGCATGATTACCTACTGAAATATGATACTATGTGTTCTGATGCATTCTGAGACttgatagtaatattttttaaataaatttcttctTCAAATGCCTTTGTGTATGTAAGtatctatcatcatcaacatcatcatcatcatcattattatcagccTATTCCATGTCTATTACATGTCTTTCGGAGACTGTCCAAGCACGGATTTGTGGATTTCACATGCCTTTATGCCTCAGGCATGCTTTCATCGTTAAAGTAACATTTAAAtgcaacgcacataacttcgaaaacttGAGGTGTTTGCCTGGAATCGAACTCGATCAACATTACGGTGACATTTAAATGcaatgcacataacttcgaaaacttAAGGTGTTTGCCTGGAATCGTACTCGAAAGTAAGGCctaagtcctaaccactaggctatcatcgctaaTTCCTATATTTTCATCAATTTGTAGGAAGAAGAATATGCCGGAAGTTCAATGATGTGCTTTGATGAAAAATCGAAACACTGGTCCTTGTTAGGGGTCAGTGGATGGCGAATTGCATGCTCGAAAATTGGACTCGGACGACCCCGTATTTACGACGCAGTAACCTCGCACATAGAGTGGATAAGAAGAACCATCACAAACTCGTCCAGGTGACTTTAACACTATACAAGACTGCAAATGTTCAACCATTGTTATTGTAGCTAGTAAGATTTGTtaagttttatgtaaaaaaaaaagtttaggaTTTCTCagcaataaattgtataaaaataaaactaatgacTATTGATTAGgtgtttaatattaaagaagatatatatatataaaattaattatctaaaaataaGTGTCCTTACTTGGCTCAAATAAATAGAAGGCGATGTTGCTGTGGAAGTTGATGTGAAAATAAATTAGGTACTTTTTGAACCacctataatttgtatatttttaaattagttaccTATGTTAAAAACCAGATTTACAGTAAGTTAACTGTAGAGTATGATTAATTACTATTGAATAATTAAACACAATTGTATGTAAAACAGTGCAAGATTGTAAAAGGATATTGTGTTGTGAATAGTATTTTGCAAATAATCAATCATTTTCATGAAgttgaaactaaataataacagTATAAACAAAGTATTGAAGaaggttttttacaaaacttCGTAGCCATGTTAGGTAAATATTGTCTTATTTGCTTTTATTATATGCTTTCAgtacaaattatagtaataacttCATAAAATATGTTGTACTTTCTGATATTGTCCAATAAAATCGAaatcaaattgaaattaaaactttgtatcatatttaataatacttttagATTAGCATAAGatgtatgtagtatatttatggaTAGGCATTAAACCACttgtaaaatgattgtaaatatgtttcaaagtaaaataccaaattattattaaattaacttaaacaTCTGTAAACATATTTCCTTTACCTAGCCTGTTAATAGCCctctgctgggcacagacctccaCTCTCGTAATTAGGCCTAGACCCAGAAAACTGCTCAAACAAATGTGgccttttgagaatattatacaATCTATGGGAGGGTTGGTCCATAATCCCCACAGTGGCAGTCTGGTTAGTGATTGAGTAGATGCTTGTAGTAGCctgtagcacagaggatgctgctggtTCTGGGCAaaccttagtccagcagtgcaaTTTTATTTGCTAATTCAATCCATAGTTTCAGtcaaaaatagattaaataaaacaaaaataatttacatgattaaaataatttattacaactatacaaattacaaatgttattatttaaacatttcacTACTTGAGTACACCCTCTTCTCTAAGTTCCTGCCTTATTTTCTGTTGCACATTTTCAGGGTAACCCTCCAActccttatttatatatttattaagatcTACCAATGGCCTGTAGTGGTGATGAATAACTTGTGAACCCGCAATCATAGTAAGGAAAGCGGTTACTGAGAAAGATATATATTGACCCCAAGTTACCCCAGCAGGCATTTTATAGAGCagaatatttcttaattttttcttcAACAACGTCCTTAGCCTGTCGTCTTTTAAAtgtattgtaaaaatttacctcACCGACTTTCCAGTTTATCATAGAGTATTCCAAAGCAGCTCCCAGTACGAAGAACATGGGAAGAAATCTATACATTCCAAACGTTTTCTTGCCAGGCCATTTGTTTACAAGTTTCTGGATCCAGCCAATTCTCATTTCAGTTTTTATGTTTCAAGTACACTAGTATAAACACTGCATTATAATGAACTATGACTACAGAAACTTACAGAATACGATTTTAAGCagaggttatattttttttcctgagCAAATGTTATGTCATACACGATTGGTTACTCAGGTTATGACAGTTCAAACCGGTCTGCTCATTCGGTCTTTCGTTAGTTTCTATGGTTCGACTGCATATCATCCACGAGTCCAGCATAAAGATGTTTTCAGCAAAATTAGTTTTTGagatttgagttttttttagttttgagtGGTTGTTGCAATGATTCAATATGATACTATTGTTGAGTTAATTAGGAACTTAGTGGCGAACCTTTGGAACTAAAACTTTTGACTTCTGTATGTCTTTAATTCTGACCAGTAATGAAactattagtaaataataagcACTTTTTTAACCtatgtttttaacattttaaaggaTATTGAAACCACGGAAAACTGTTGGTGTCCGTCCATCTGTCAGTGTCAGTTGACAATATCTACCATCAACCACAGACCGATGAACAACATCAGCTGTCCGCTGCTCAACAGTTTTTGTGAGAAGTTGAGAACTTAGATCacagaaaaaactattttaatcattatagttatattataaaatgtttagattaataaatactttgagAAGTCAGTCattcaaaatatatgaaatagaaAAACATAGTGAATTGAAGGTAACTTAGAGCTAGTTTGGTAATGAATAAGACAACTAACCGAGATTACAGTAGGTCCTTTTTTGAAACCGTGCCTCCAAGTAAACTAACAGAATGTGATCATTTGAAATTGAACATGCAGAGCTGGGGCTTGTTGAGCGATTATGTATTAGAATCCGTTAAGATATGTCGATACAAGCCCAAAGAGGTGACATCGACAGCAGTTCTTCAGATTGCCGACAGATCAGGACAAATAACTTGTGTTGTAAAAGGAAAGACTATAGGACTCTTATTTGGTCTTACTTCCGAGGAATGGTCAGATATTGAAGATATGTGTGAATGTGGTGAACAGTTATTTTACCGATATTTTAAAAACGGCTTAAGTACAAGCTTTAGGTGTGAACAGAAACTGttctataatttttgtctcagCAACCAAAAAGAAGATGTTTTCATTGCAATATTCTACAGGACAATTAATATGAGAAACAAAAATAAGCATGATGCACTTATAAATACTATAGAActgaaaaaacaaacaagtttTGTGCTAGACATATACATCAATCATATAAGAAAAGTGCAGCCTCCTAGTGAGACTGGTAATTAATGC
The Pararge aegeria chromosome 6, ilParAegt1.1, whole genome shotgun sequence genome window above contains:
- the LOC120624719 gene encoding protein brawnin: MPAGVTWGQYISFSVTAFLTMIAGSQVIHHHYRPLVDLNKYINKELEGYPENVQQKIRQELREEGVLK
- the LOC120624718 gene encoding small integral membrane protein 4, encoding MRIGWIQKLVNKWPGKKTFGMYRFLPMFFVLGAALEYSMINWKVGEVNFYNTFKRRQAKDVVEEKIKKYSAL